In Bos javanicus breed banteng chromosome 2, ARS-OSU_banteng_1.0, whole genome shotgun sequence, the following proteins share a genomic window:
- the COPS7B gene encoding COP9 signalosome complex subunit 7b, whose amino-acid sequence MAGEQKPSSNLLEQFILLAKGTSGSALTALISQVLEAPGVYVFGELLELANVQELAEGANAAYLQLLNLFAYGTYPDYIANKESLPELSTAQQNKLKHLTIVSLASRMKCIPYSVLLKDLEMRNLRELEDLIIEAVYTDIIQGKLDQRNQLLEVDFCIGRDIRKKDINNIVKTLHEWCDGCEAVLLGIEQQVLRANQYKENHSRTQQQVEAEVTNIKKTLKATASSSAQEMEQQLAERECPPHAEQRQPTKKMSKVKGLVSSRH is encoded by the exons ATGGCAGGTGAACAGAAGCCCTCAAGTAACCTCCTGGAACAGTTTATCTTACTAGCCAAAGGTACCAGTGGTTCAGCTCTCACTGCTCTCATAAGCCAAGTTTTGGAGGCTCCTGGAGTATATGTCTTCGGAGAACTGCTGGAGCTGGCCAACGTGCAGGAG CTTGCAGAAGGAGCCAACGCTGCTTACTTGCAGTTGCTGAATCTGTTTGCCTATGGAACATACCCCGATTACATAG CCAACAAGGAGAGCCTGCCAGAACTGAGCACAGCTCAGCAGAACAAGCTGAAACACCTTACCATCGTGAGCTTGGCGTCGAGGATGAAG TGTATCCCTTACTCCGTGCTGCTGAAGGACCTGGAGATGCGGAACCTCCGGGAACTGGAGGACCTCATCATTGAGGCAGTCTACACTGACATCATCCAGGGCAAGCTGGACCAGCGAAACCAGCTGCTGGAAGTGGATTTCTGCATTGGCCGTGACATCCGAAAGAAAGATATCAATAATATTGTCAAGACCTTGCATGAATG GTGTGATGGCTGCGAGGCTGTCCTGCTGGGCATCGAGCAGCAAGTTCTGAGAGCCAACCAGTACAAGGAGAACCACAGCCGAACTCAGCAGCAAGTAGAGGCCGAG gTTACCAACATTAAGAAGACCCTCAAAGCTACCGCATCCTCCTCGGCTCAGGAGATGGAACAGCAGTTGGCCGAACGAGAGTGTCCCCCTCACGCCGAGCAGAGGCAGCCCACTAAGAAGATGTCCAAAGTGAAAGGTCTGGTCTCCAGCCGCCACTAG